Below is a genomic region from Citrobacter europaeus.
GATATCAAGAATTTCCTGGTTGAGCGTGTCCAGCGACGATTTCAGCGCCCAAAAAACCCTTTTGCCTTCGTGGGTGAGTTCCACTTTGCGGTGCGAGCGGACAAACAGTTGAATGCCTAACTCCTCTTCCAGCTGATTAATCCGATGGCTGACGGCGCTGGGACTTAATGACAGCTCGTCTGCTGCCAGCGCAAACGACTGATGCCGCGCAGCCACTTCAAAAGTATACAGTTTTGACAACTGCCAGCCATTGAGCAGACGATTTCTGACCTCGCGTACGGGATCCATACTCACCTCTTGTCCTCCTGATTCATTCGCCGGAGTGTAAAAAAGTTCGCTGCAAAAATCAGCATAAAGATGAATCAAAGTGAACTATATCGCAAAAACCAGACGCAATTAGACGTAAATCACTCATTTGATGCAATCTGGCTCATGTGAAAGGGGATTTATATCGTTTGTCAGACCCTGCCTTATTTTTGTCCAATACCCCTATATTAATCACAGGGCAAGGTGAGCTATGCACTCTCAAATCTGGGTTGTGAGCACGCTGCTGATAAGCATCGTGTTAATCGTTTTGACCATCGTGAAGTTCAAATTCCACCCGTTTCTGGCGCTGCTGTTAGCCAGCTTCTTCGTGGGTACGATGATGGGTATGGGGCCGCTGGATATGGTCAATGCCATTGAGAGTGGCATCGGCGGTACGCTGGGCTTCCTCGCCGCGGTTATCGGCCTTGGAACCATTCTGGGCAAAATGATGGAAGTCTCAGGCGCGGCCGAACGCATCGGACTGACGCTGCAGCGCTGCCGTTGGCTTTCCGCTGACGTCATTATGGTACTGGTCGGACTGATATGCGGGATCACACTGTTTGTTGAAGTCGGCGTGGTGCTGTTGATTCCACTGGCTTTTTCGATTGCCAAAAAGACCAATACATCACTCCTGAAGCTGGCGATTCCGCTGTGTACGGCGCTGATGGCAGTACACTGCGTCGTGCCGCCGCATCCGGCCGCCCTGTTCGTGGCGAATAAGCTGGGTGCGGACATTGGTACCGTGATTGTTTACGGTTTACTGGTCGGTTTGATGGCCTCACTGATCGGCGGTCCGCTGTACCTGAAATTCCTCGGTAACCGTCTGCCGTTTAAACCGGTTCCGGCTGAATTTTCCGACCTCAAAGTGCGCGACGAAAGTACACTGCCGTCGCTGGGCGCTACGCTGTTTACCGTTCTGCTGCCGATTGCCCTGATGCTGGTAAAAACCGTCGCAGAGCTGAACATGGCGAAAGGCAGCACGGTGTATACGCTGCTGGAGTTTATCGGTAACCCGATCACCGCGATGTTTATTGCCGTTTTCGTGGCCTACTACATTCTCGGTCTGCGTCAGCATATCGGCATGGGGGCGCTACTGACCCACACCGAAAACGGTTTTGGCTCGATTGCTAACATTTTGCTGATTATCGGCGCAGGCGGCGCATTCAACGCTATCCTCAAGAGCAGCGGGCTGGCGGATACCCTCGCACTGATCCTCTCAAACATGCACATGCACCCGATTCTGCTGGCCTGGCTGGTGGCGTTAATCCTGCATGCCGCAGTGGGCTCCGCCACGGTGGCGATGATGGGGGCGACGGCTATCGTGGCACCGATGCTGCCGCTCTATCCTAACGTTAGCCCGGAGATCATCGCCATTGCCATCGGCTCCGGCGCTATTGGCTGCACGATCGTGACCGATTCCCTCTTCTGGCTGGTGAAGCAGTACTGCGGCGCCACCCTGAATGAGACGTTCAAAT
It encodes:
- the dsdX gene encoding D-serine transporter DsdX, with translation MHSQIWVVSTLLISIVLIVLTIVKFKFHPFLALLLASFFVGTMMGMGPLDMVNAIESGIGGTLGFLAAVIGLGTILGKMMEVSGAAERIGLTLQRCRWLSADVIMVLVGLICGITLFVEVGVVLLIPLAFSIAKKTNTSLLKLAIPLCTALMAVHCVVPPHPAALFVANKLGADIGTVIVYGLLVGLMASLIGGPLYLKFLGNRLPFKPVPAEFSDLKVRDESTLPSLGATLFTVLLPIALMLVKTVAELNMAKGSTVYTLLEFIGNPITAMFIAVFVAYYILGLRQHIGMGALLTHTENGFGSIANILLIIGAGGAFNAILKSSGLADTLALILSNMHMHPILLAWLVALILHAAVGSATVAMMGATAIVAPMLPLYPNVSPEIIAIAIGSGAIGCTIVTDSLFWLVKQYCGATLNETFKYYTTATFIASVIALVCTFLLSFII